In the Streptomyces sp. BHT-5-2 genome, one interval contains:
- a CDS encoding PP2C family protein-serine/threonine phosphatase: protein MRLSPVALTIVIASLAYTTPPDMAFSRLLPAAPALAAAMWPVLPTVLLGTVCLFLMIGLSVVFPGLGTWWTVGGIVAVTVAAAYGSHARLQRERTLFQVRLVADAAQQVVLSPMPRRFGNVEIESLYLAAAAEARIGGDFYEVVDTRYGVRLLIGDVRGKGLPAVGAAAAIVNSFREAAYGEADLVSVARRLDASSARYNAAFPPEGPMERFATALLVEMPHGGTHIDILNCGHPAPLLLSQGELRALEPTAPSPLLNLAGLIGDHYTVDAFDFGPGDLLLLYTDGITEARARDGEFFPLAAWMRRQPPLPPHELLNALHHDLLHYSAGRLDDDIAALAVRLCEPPE from the coding sequence CCTCCTGCCCGCCGCGCCGGCCCTCGCCGCCGCTATGTGGCCAGTGCTCCCCACCGTCCTGCTGGGGACGGTCTGCCTCTTTCTGATGATCGGCCTCAGTGTCGTGTTCCCCGGTCTGGGGACGTGGTGGACGGTCGGGGGGATCGTCGCGGTCACCGTGGCGGCGGCGTACGGAAGTCATGCCCGGCTCCAGCGGGAGCGGACTCTCTTTCAGGTACGACTCGTGGCCGACGCGGCGCAGCAGGTGGTGCTGAGTCCGATGCCGCGCCGCTTCGGGAACGTCGAGATCGAGTCGCTGTATCTCGCGGCCGCGGCGGAGGCCCGTATCGGCGGGGACTTCTACGAGGTCGTCGACACGCGATACGGGGTCAGGCTGCTCATCGGTGATGTGCGGGGAAAGGGCCTGCCGGCGGTCGGGGCGGCCGCGGCGATCGTCAACTCCTTCCGGGAGGCGGCCTACGGCGAGGCCGACTTGGTCAGCGTCGCGCGCCGGCTGGATGCCAGCAGCGCCCGTTACAACGCCGCCTTTCCCCCCGAGGGGCCGATGGAGCGCTTCGCCACCGCCCTCCTTGTCGAGATGCCGCACGGGGGCACGCACATCGACATCCTCAACTGCGGACACCCCGCTCCGCTGCTCCTGAGCCAAGGGGAACTCCGTGCTCTCGAGCCCACCGCCCCCTCCCCGCTGCTCAACCTCGCGGGGCTGATCGGCGATCACTACACCGTCGACGCCTTCGACTTCGGCCCCGGCGACCTGCTGCTTCTCTACACCGACGGGATCACCGAGGCCCGCGCCCGCGACGGTGAGTTCTTCCCGCTGGCGGCCTGGATGCGCCGGCAGCCCCCGCTACCGCCCCACGAACTGCTCAACGCTCTTCACCACGACCTCCTCCACTACAGCGCAGGACGCCTTGACGACGACATCGCCGCCCTTGCCGTGCGCCTGTGCGAGCCCCCGGAGTAG